One Rhipicephalus microplus isolate Deutch F79 chromosome 4, USDA_Rmic, whole genome shotgun sequence genomic window carries:
- the LOC119165714 gene encoding uncharacterized protein LOC119165714, with product MDIDRMKRKRAVVRTSTTKLLNDIATMEDDASLGELEEKINLLTLKEDSLKELDREIEIGVEDDALEEEIACSENYKEKINVARTKVQLMLRELSCTNAASVSASLDRTSSSSDQRESSRNIPQVTPTVKLPKLEIAKFNGELRQWQGFWSQFDTTINANHHLSNVDKFKYLNSYLTGKAAAAVAGLDLSDGNYEVALSLLKERFGRKEAIIEDHMSRLLNIKSVRDSRNLSQLRSLVDEVERGVRSLTSLGVGVSTYGALLLTVVKKAVPADLHLEYCRRKGATTGGSELEAFAHFLRVEVEAREIIQRAETPRGMCVESSVENRNSTFKAARMSSAAALHTMTKERKGCLFCSSGCHESGDCDAEMSAADKREMLKRENRCFRCTVKGHTSRECRKAKWLRCANCSGKHLTAMCDPDFREYRGSGEQNASSPPATGQATVLKSSLGSEEKFMCMEGHQFLLQTARAWTVGPHKSTLVRLLLDGGSQRTFIHRKLSERLQLNVLGEEELKIYAFGDKSAITRTKARLVELWLQSQYDGKRARVEALEVPCICADIMAVPLKSVLLELSKFGLPVADVAQGDGSENIDLLIGADHYWEIVTGSTKRLTSKLMAVETAFGWTVQGQLRSFWELEHIGIKEHEPARHQDAIQQHYKETVKFEHGRYTVSFPWKPMVDELDDNYECAAKRLRANTTRLLKGDSLIVEYDACIREYIEKGYAEPANKHCSASEGPVYYMPHQAVVRQESLTTKVRVVFDASSSAKDRLSLNDVLESGPKLNPELIDLLINFRTYNIGIVADIEKAFLQISLSEGDRNAVRFLWYAATPKKGEELPAVAAYRMTRVPFGVTSSPFLLAATLRHHLEGLPEQYAETANILRSHLYVDDLVTGVDTLEQGKVLCQESSDILSQAGMRLHKWMSNDHDLVNFIEDGNVAKRNANAELPAATKVLGVGWNAHTDNFEYNLTSLLEFLTTRADSKRFVLQVSARIFDPFGFIAPTTLYVKTMFQRLWELGAGWDDPLPELMQAEWKCWCEELQCIKAVSIPRIIARDFRDEKTEKVLHIFCDASPTAYGAVGYVACKSAQGIINISLIMAKSRVAPLKRLSLPRLELMGALIGARLCHYVAKALNLQNAAAILWTDSTVAMHWIKGNAARWKPFVANRVSEVQALTDPEDWRHCPGLDNPADLITRGILPSALLESELWWRGPHWLHKDKTHWPTTGEQSPGAVECHLEERKVTVMPVISSPFEAVLKVEEFSSCSRVVRLTAWVRRFVNNCRRGKERKGGPLRAEEVIDAERYWLATTQGEAFSDDISNLKAQRPLHKGSPVLPLSPYLDGEGLMRVGGRLQFTDNHEETKHPIILPSTHPFTLLLIRKEHVRMLHSGVRDTLASLRESYWIIRGRQAVKKVIKQCLICRKQSCPQATEPVAPLPADRVTEGNPFDTVGIDFAGPLICQESRGARKCYIAILTCAVTRAVHLELVSDMSTTAFLLAFKRFVARRGICSTIYSDNALTFKRAAKDLNAMFTLLKSEEMQSYFAGNQIRWKFIVERAAWWGGFWERLVRSVKVALRKVLGRSSLSFEELTTVLYEVEAVINSRPLTFTYDDAQEPEPLSPAHFLVGRKLTTLPPHHLPAEIPGGDAHISRRWKYRSAMAEGFWRRWRREYLLELRSAHLSRPTTSSDLKIDDLVLLKEEHLKRHMWKIARIKETFKGRDGRVRACSLKLSGGTVVKRPIQLLYPLEVDRQ from the exons ATGGACATCGACAGGATGAAGCGCAAAAGGGCCGTGGTGCGAACGTCAACAACAAAGCTGCTCAATGACATCGCTACCATGGAGGACGACGCGTCACTCGGTGAGCTTGAAGAAAAGATCAACCTTCTCACCCTTAAGGAAGACTCACTCAAAGAGCTAGATCGGGAAATTGAGATTGGCGTAGAAGATGATGCATTAGAAGAGGAAATTGCATGCTCCGAGAACTACAAAGAAAAGATCAACGTAGCAAGGACTAAAGTACAGCTCATGCTACGTGAGCTTAGCTGCACTAACGCCGCATCAGTGAGCGCTTCGCTAGATCGCACCTCAAGTTCCTCAGATCAAAGAGAATCTAGCCGTAACATCCCGCAAGTAACCCCCACAGTAAAGCTGCCAAAACTAGAGATAGCAAAGTTCAACGGCGAGCTTCGACAGTGGCAAGGCTTTTGGAGTCAGTTCGACACGACAATAAACGCTAACCACCACCTGTCAAACGTGGACAAGTTCAAGTACCTGAACAGTTACTTAACAGGAAAAGCAGCGGCTGCCGTTGCGGGTCTTGATTTGTCCGACGGAAACTACGAAGTTGCTCTCTCGCTGTTAAAGGAAAGGTTCGGTCGTAAAGAAGCCATAATCGAGGATCACATGTCCAGACTGCTCAATATCAAGTCAGTGCGTGACTCGCGGAACCTCAGCCAACTTCGGAGCCTCGTTGACGAAGTAGAGAGAGGTGTACGGAGCCTCACTTCTCTTGGCGTCGGTGTCAGCACGTACGGAGCTCTGCTCCTGACAGTAGTAAAGAAGGCGGTGCCTGCGGACCTTCATCTCGAATACTGTCGACGAAAGGGCGCTACTACAGGAGGCAGTGAACTGGAGGCATTTGCGCATTTTTTGAGAGTCGAGGTAGAGGCACGGGAGATTATACAGCGGGCCGAAACACCAAGGGGCATGTGTGTAGAATCGTCTGTCGAAAACCGTAACAGCACCTTTAAAGCGGCGAGAATGTCTTCAGCCGCTGCACTGCATACCATGACCAAGGAGAGAAAAGGGTGTCTGTTTTGTTCGTCAGGGTGCCACGAAAGCGGTGACTGCGATGCAGAGATGTCGGCAGCTGATAAAAGAGAAATGCTGAAGCGTGAGAATAGATGTTTCCGCTGCACAGTAAAGGGGCACACGTCAAGAGAGTGCCGTAAGGCCAAATGGCTCAGGTGTGCCAACTGTAGCGGAAAACACCTCACGGCTATGTGTGATCCTGATTTCAGAGAATACCGTGGCAGTGGTGAACAGAATGCATCCTCTCCACCAGCGACAGGACAAGCCACAGTGCTAAAGTCTTCTCTAGGCTCAGAGGAGAAATTTATGTGCATGGAGGGGCATCAGTTTCTTCTGCAAACAGCACGAGCTTGGACAGTGGGACCGCACAAAAGTACGCTTGTCAGGCTTCTCCTAGATGGTGGCAGTCAAAGGACGTTCATCCATCGCAAGTTGTCTGAAAGACTGCAGTTGAACGTGCTTGGGGAAGAGGAACTTAAAATCTATGCCTTCGGCGACAAGTCCGCTATAACCCGCACTAAAGCGCGTCTGGTCGAGCTGTGGCTGCAAAGCCAGTACGACGGGAAAAGGGCGCGAGTGGAGGCCCTCGAAGTTCCCTGCATCTGCGCAGATATAATGGCTGTGCCTTTAAAGTCAGTTCTTCTGGAACTTTCGAAATTTGGCTTGCCAGTCGCGGACGTCGCGCAGGGTGACGGAAGTGAAAACATTGATCTTCTGATCGGCGCTGATCATTATTGGGAAATTGTCACGGGATCCACTAAGCGCCTAACCTCCAAGCTGATGGCAGTAGAAACTGCATTTGGGTGGACAGTCCAGGGCCAG TTGAGGTCATTCTGGGAGCTCGAACACATTGGTATCAAGGAACACGAACCAGCTCGCCACCAAGACGCAATCCAACAGCACTACAAAGAAACCGTCAAATTTGAGCATGGGCGGTACACAGTGTCTTTCCCCTGGAAGCCTATGGTTGATGAGCTCGACGACAACTACGAGTGCGCCGCGAAGCGTCTTAGAGCCAACACGACGCGCCTTTTGAAGGGAGATTCCTTGATCGTGGAATATGACGCCTGCATCCGAGAATACATCGAAAAGGGCTATGCAGAGCCAGCCAACAAGCATTGCAGCGCTTCGGAAGGTCCGGTGTATTACATGCCACATCAAGCAGTTGTTCGACAAGAAAGCCTGACAACAAAAGTGAGGGTGGTGTTCGACGCATCATCAAGTGCCAAAGATCGCCTCTCACTGAATGATGTTTTGGAAAGTGGTCCAAAACTTAATCCAGAGCTCATTGATTTGTTGATCAACTTCCGCACTTACAACATCGGCATCGTCGCGGATAttgaaaaggcattccttcaaataTCTCTGTCAGAGGGTGACCGGAACGCTGTGCGGTTTCTCTGGTATGCTGCCACTCCGAAGAAAGGTGAAGAACTTCCAGCGGTGGCGGCCTACCGGATGACGCGCGTTCCGTTCGGTGTTACATCCAGCCCATTCCTATTAGCCGCAACATTACGACACCATCTTGAAGGACTCCCAGAGCAGTATGCTGAGACTGCGAACATCCTGCGCAGCCATCTCTATGTTGACGACCTTGTGACAGGGGTCGACACCCTCGAACAGGGTAAAGTGCTATGCCAGGAATCAAGCGATATATTATCTCAAGCAGGAATGCGGCTCCACAAGTGGATGTCTAACGACCACGATTTAGTCAACTTCATAGAGGATGGGAACGTGGCGAAGAGGAATGCAAATGCCGAACTTCCTGCAGCCACCAAGGTATTGGGAGTAGGTTGGAATGCTCATACAGATAACTTCGAGTACAATCTGACCTCACTTCTTGAATTCCTCACCACCAGAGCCGACAGCAAGAGATTCGTATTGCAAGTCTCAGCCAGAATTTTCGACCCCTTTGGGTTTATCGCTCCTACAACACTGTACGTAAAGACAATGTTCCAAAGGTTGTGGGAGTTGGGAGCGGGTTGGGACGACCCCTTGCCAGAATTGATGCAAGCGGAGTGGAAGTGCTGGTGTGAAGAGCTTCAATGCATCAAGGCGGTGTCCATTCCGAGGATCATCGCAAGGGATTTCCGAGATGAAAAGACAGAGAAGGTGTTGCacattttctgcgatgccagccCAACGGCCTACGGTGCTGTCGGATACGTTGCATGCAAGTCTGCTCAAGGAATAATCAATATAAGCCTAATTATGGCCAAATCAAGAGTTGCCCCTTTGAAGCGCCTCTCGTTACCCCGACTAGAGCTGATGGGGGCCCTCATTGGTGCTCGACTGTGCCACTACGTTGCCAAGGCCTTGAACCTCCAGAATGCTGCTGCCATCCTTTGGACCGATTCCACAGTGGCTATGCACTGGATTAAAGGAAACGCTGCCAGATGGAAGCCCTTCGTGGCAAACCGAGTATCAGAGGTTCAGGCGCTGACTGATCCCGAGGATTGGAGGCACTGCCCAGGACTAGACAACCCCGCTGACCTAATCACTCGCGGTATCCTCCCATCAGCCTTGTTAGAAAGCGAATTGTGGTGGAGAGGACCACACTGGCTTCACAAGGATAAGACGCATTGGCCAACGACCGGTGAGCAGAGCCCAGGGGCAGTAGAATGTCACCTGGAAGAGCGAAAAGTGACGGTGATGCCCGTAATATCATCGCCGTTCGAGGCAGTGCTGAAAGTAGAGGAGTTCAGCTCATGCAGCAGAGTCGTGCGCTTAACTGCGTGGGTCCGCCGCTTTGTCAACAATTGCCGCCGCGGGAAAGAAAGGAAAGGTGGTCCgctacgagctgaagaggtgatcGATGCTGAGAGGTACTGGTTGGCAACAACTCAAGGAGAAGCATTCAGTGACGACATTTCCAACTTGAAAGCCCAAAGACCACTGCACAAAGGCTCTCCTGTTCTGCCACTCAGTCCGTACCTTGACGGGGAAGGTCTCATGCGAGTTGGTGGACGCTTGCAATTCACCGACAACCACGAAGAGACTAAACATCCCATCATTCTACCTAGCACTCATCCCTTCACGCTACTGCTCATAAGGAAAGAGCACGTGAGAATGCTACACTCAGGGGTGCGCGACACCTTGGCGTCATTGCGAGAGTCGTATTGGATCATCCGAGGGCGCCAGGCCGTAAAAAAGGTTATCAAGCAGTGCCTCATCTGTCGCAAACAAAGTTGCCCTCAAGCCACGGAACCAGTGGCACCACTTCCAGCTGACAGAGTAACAGAAGGAAATCCGTTCGACACTGTCGGCATCGATTTCGCAGGACCTTTGATTTGTCAAGAGTCGCGCGGTGCCCGAAAATGTTACATCGCAATTTTAACCTGCGCTGTGACACGTGCCGTCCATCTTGAGCTCGTTAGCGACATGTCGACTACAGCCTTTCTCCTGGCTTTCAAGCGCTTCGTGGCTCGCAGGGGAATCTGCTCGACTATTTATTCGGACAACGCGCTAACCTTCAAGAGAGCAGCAAAAGATCTGAATGCAATGTTCACGCTACTAAAATCGGAGGAAATGCAGTCATACTTCGCCGGAAACCAGATCAGGTGGAAGTTTATTGTTGAAAGGGCAGCTTGGTGGGGCGGATTCTGGGAACGGTTGGTGCGATCGGTGAAGGTAGCGTTGCGCAAGGTGTTAGGTCGGAGCAGTTTAAGCTTTGAAGAACTCACAACTGTCTTGTACGAAGTCGAGGCCGTAATAAACTCACGCCCATTGACTTTCACCTACGATGATGCTCAAGAGCCAGAACCACTGTCGCCGGCGCACTTCCTCGTCGGAAGAAAGCTGACAACCCTTCCTCCACACCACCTGCCAGCCGAAATTCCGGGCGGTGACGCGCATATCTCACGACGCTGGAAGTACCGGTCTGCCATGGCTGAAGGATTCTGGAGACGGTGGCGGAGAGAGTACTTATTGGAGCTTCGATCGGCGCATCTGTCCCGGCCAACGACATCGAGTGACCTAAAGATAGACGATTTAGTTCTTTTAAAGGAAGAGCATCTCAAACGACACATGTGGAAGATCGCCAGAATCAAGGAAACGTTCAAGGGCagggacggcagggtgcgggcctGCAGTTTGAAACTAAGCGGGGGAACGGTGGTGAAACGACCAATACAGCTGCTTTATCCGCTAGAAGTCGACCGACAATGA